The following proteins come from a genomic window of Zetaproteobacteria bacterium:
- the mltG gene encoding endolytic transglycosylase MltG has translation MKRRALAGMVLLLLSIAVGCWWWLVHWLDTPRRLAVERFTVPPGMSERGVAAALARAGVIDHPLALRLYLRLHGGGRALQAGSYRFVGALSPRMVVERLRRGAVLRLQVTVPEGLRSAQIIALLARRTGVEEARWRQAWRRLGLGEGELLPESWRYTLPLDPYALLARMRAAQRRLLARLDPDRRHWPRLRIIASIIEKETARERERPLISAVIHNRLARGMPLQMDPTVIYGIYRRDGRFSGDLTRRDLRRDTPWNSYLHKGLPPTPICHPGRASLIAAARPAKSDALYFVADGRGGHRFAATLAGHRRNVARYLATLAAARRRGGGGGGALEGGER, from the coding sequence ATGAAGCGGCGCGCACTGGCCGGTATGGTCCTGCTTCTGCTGTCGATCGCTGTCGGCTGCTGGTGGTGGCTGGTACATTGGCTCGATACACCGCGCCGGCTGGCCGTGGAACGGTTCACCGTACCGCCGGGAATGAGCGAGCGGGGCGTGGCGGCGGCGCTGGCCCGCGCCGGGGTGATCGACCATCCGCTGGCGCTGCGCCTCTACCTGCGGCTCCACGGTGGGGGGCGGGCACTGCAGGCGGGCAGCTACCGCTTCGTCGGCGCCCTCTCCCCCCGCATGGTGGTCGAACGGCTGCGGCGGGGCGCGGTGCTCCGGCTGCAGGTGACCGTCCCCGAAGGGTTGCGCAGCGCGCAGATCATCGCCCTGCTCGCCCGCCGCACCGGCGTGGAGGAGGCGCGTTGGCGGCAGGCGTGGCGGCGGCTCGGCCTTGGCGAGGGGGAGCTGTTGCCGGAGAGCTGGCGCTACACCCTGCCGCTCGACCCCTACGCGCTGCTCGCCCGGATGCGCGCGGCGCAACGGCGGCTGCTCGCCCGGCTCGATCCCGATCGCCGCCACTGGCCGCGGTTGCGCATCATCGCCTCGATCATCGAGAAGGAGACCGCCCGGGAGCGCGAGCGTCCGCTGATCAGCGCGGTGATCCATAACCGGCTTGCGCGGGGGATGCCGCTGCAGATGGATCCGACGGTGATCTATGGCATCTACCGGCGCGACGGCCGCTTCTCCGGCGATCTGACCCGGCGCGACCTGCGGCGCGACACCCCGTGGAACAGCTACCTCCACAAGGGGCTGCCGCCGACGCCGATCTGCCATCCTGGGCGGGCCAGCCTGATCGCCGCCGCCCGTCCGGCGAAGAGCGACGCGCTCTACTTCGTCGCCGACGGCCGTGGCGGCCACCGTTTCGCCGCCACCCTGGCCGGGCATCGGCGCAACGTGGCGCGCTATCTCGCCACGCTGGCCGCCGCCCGCCGTAGGGGCGGTGGCGGCGGAGGGGCCCTGGAAGGGGGGGAGCGGTAA
- the tatA gene encoding twin-arginine translocase TatA/TatE family subunit: MMGLGTTELILILVIVLVLFGAKKLPEIGAGLAKGIRSFRSGMAELDQPEEKGQNEHGQDQAGKTA, from the coding sequence ATCATGGGCTTGGGTACCACCGAACTGATCCTGATTCTGGTCATCGTCCTGGTGCTGTTCGGCGCCAAGAAGCTGCCGGAGATCGGCGCCGGGCTGGCCAAGGGGATCCGCAGCTTCCGCAGCGGCATGGCCGAGCTCGACCAGCCGGAGGAGAAGGGGCAGAACGAACACGGGCAGGACCAGGCGGGCAAGACCGCCTGA
- a CDS encoding twin-arginine translocase TatA/TatE family subunit, which produces MPEIGIFELLLIGLVGFVVLGPERIPEFFRQIVSMVRTVRRWFFQMKEQIEIERMLIAEPVEEGRKAVEEAVAPLREPSADPPNPPAHPRR; this is translated from the coding sequence ATGCCGGAGATCGGCATCTTCGAGCTGCTGCTCATCGGGCTGGTCGGCTTCGTCGTGCTGGGCCCGGAACGGATCCCGGAGTTCTTCCGGCAGATCGTGTCGATGGTGCGCACCGTCCGCCGCTGGTTCTTCCAGATGAAGGAACAGATCGAGATCGAGCGCATGCTGATCGCTGAACCGGTCGAGGAGGGCAGGAAGGCGGTGGAAGAGGCGGTCGCTCCGCTGCGGGAGCCCTCCGCCGATCCGCCGAACCCGCCGGCCCATCCCCGGCGCTGA
- the tatC gene encoding twin-arginine translocase subunit TatC, protein MAAGSDGEIGDSGADEALIPGLMPHLRELRRRLIWIGVIYLAGVVVVMHFSDAAFQFIARPIRAALPPGTPLVFLGAPDLFFTYLKIALVLAIFLTAPLTFYHFWAFVAPGLYRHERRLFLTLLGASLLLLTAGAAFAFFVVFPLIFHFFFGLATDGIQALPAVKEYLTLVLKLLFAFGLVFQIPLLVLLLVRLELVELAALTGKRRHVVVWAFIIAAILTPPDIISQTLLALPMLLLYEAGILAARLLGGR, encoded by the coding sequence ATGGCCGCCGGTTCCGACGGCGAGATCGGAGACTCCGGAGCGGACGAGGCGCTGATCCCGGGGCTGATGCCCCACCTGCGCGAGCTGCGCCGTCGGCTGATCTGGATCGGGGTGATCTACCTGGCCGGCGTGGTGGTGGTGATGCACTTCTCCGACGCCGCCTTCCAGTTCATCGCCCGGCCGATCCGCGCCGCCCTGCCCCCGGGGACGCCGCTGGTCTTCCTGGGCGCGCCGGATCTCTTCTTCACCTACCTGAAGATCGCGCTGGTACTCGCCATCTTCCTCACCGCGCCGCTCACCTTCTACCACTTCTGGGCCTTCGTCGCCCCCGGCCTCTACCGCCACGAACGGCGCCTCTTCCTCACCCTCCTCGGCGCCAGCCTCCTGCTGCTGACCGCCGGCGCCGCCTTCGCCTTCTTCGTCGTCTTCCCGTTGATCTTCCACTTCTTCTTCGGGCTGGCCACCGACGGCATCCAGGCGCTGCCGGCGGTCAAGGAGTATCTGACGCTGGTGCTCAAGCTGCTCTTCGCCTTCGGGCTGGTCTTCCAGATCCCGCTGCTGGTGCTGCTATTGGTACGGCTGGAGCTGGTGGAGCTTGCCGCACTGACCGGCAAGCGGCGCCATGTGGTGGTTTGGGCCTTCATCATCGCCGCCATCCTCACCCCGCCGGACATCATCTCGCAGACGCTGCTGGCGCTGCCCATGCTGCTGCTCTACGAGGCGGGGATCCTCGCCGCCCGCCTGCTGGGCGGACGGTGA